Proteins from a single region of Streptomyces sp. TN58:
- a CDS encoding cysteine dioxygenase family protein, whose translation MTTTTPARTTTRMAALVSEIRTVVERGLAPDLTAYLVGERLAPHLGEPDLLTPTQQEGDPERYRQHILHAESDGSFSVVALVWLPGQETCIHDHVSWCVAGVHQGEESERRFRLAPGVGPARLVATEDVVNTQGEVCGFAPPGDIHKVRNSCAAKAISVHVYGADVSRLGTSIRRVYKLPVD comes from the coding sequence ATGACCACCACCACACCGGCCCGTACCACCACGAGGATGGCCGCCCTCGTCAGTGAGATCCGCACGGTCGTGGAGCGGGGGCTGGCTCCCGACCTCACCGCCTACCTGGTGGGCGAACGACTCGCCCCTCATCTGGGGGAGCCCGACCTGCTGACGCCGACGCAGCAGGAGGGCGACCCGGAGCGCTACCGGCAGCACATCCTGCACGCGGAGTCCGACGGCAGTTTCTCCGTGGTGGCACTGGTGTGGCTCCCCGGGCAGGAGACCTGCATCCACGACCACGTGTCGTGGTGCGTCGCCGGGGTGCACCAGGGCGAGGAGAGCGAACGCCGCTTCCGGCTCGCACCCGGGGTCGGCCCCGCACGCCTGGTGGCGACCGAGGACGTGGTCAACACCCAGGGCGAGGTCTGCGGTTTCGCGCCGCCCGGTGACATTCACAAGGTCCGCAACTCCTGTGCCGCCAAAGCGATATCGGTGCACGTGTACGGCGCCGACGTCTCCCGGCTGGGAACCAGCATCCGTCGCGTCTACAAGCTCCCCGTCGACTGA
- a CDS encoding YcnI family protein, which yields MNTSRAAFAAALAAGSVLLLSGTAFAHVGVQPVGEAAKGGYATLNFKVPNERDNASTNQLEVNFPVDQPLTSVMPQDVPGWTVNVEKTKLDKPLTVHGKQVAEVVTKVTWSGGKIGPGMFQQFPVSVGRLPENADQMVFKAIQTYDNNEVVRWIEEAKEGAPEPQTPAPVLKLTAAKGDDHHAGAKGDEAKNADKNAGRDHDEAAADPAPDTTARALGIAGIVIGLGGVAFGVASRRRSS from the coding sequence ATGAATACCTCTCGCGCCGCCTTCGCCGCCGCCCTCGCCGCCGGCTCCGTCCTCCTCCTCTCCGGCACCGCCTTCGCGCACGTGGGCGTGCAGCCCGTCGGCGAGGCCGCCAAGGGCGGGTACGCGACGCTCAACTTCAAGGTCCCCAACGAGCGCGACAACGCCTCGACGAACCAGCTCGAAGTCAACTTCCCGGTCGACCAGCCCCTCACGTCCGTCATGCCGCAGGACGTGCCCGGCTGGACCGTGAACGTCGAGAAGACCAAGCTCGACAAGCCGCTGACCGTGCACGGCAAGCAGGTGGCCGAGGTCGTCACCAAGGTGACCTGGTCCGGCGGAAAGATCGGGCCGGGCATGTTCCAGCAGTTCCCGGTCTCCGTCGGCAGGCTCCCCGAGAACGCCGACCAGATGGTCTTCAAGGCGATCCAGACCTATGACAACAACGAGGTCGTGCGCTGGATCGAGGAGGCCAAGGAGGGCGCCCCGGAGCCGCAGACCCCGGCACCGGTGCTGAAGCTGACCGCCGCCAAGGGCGACGACCACCACGCCGGCGCCAAGGGCGACGAGGCGAAGAACGCGGACAAGAACGCCGGACGGGACCACGACGAGGCCGCCGCCGACCCCGCACCCGACACCACCGCGCGCGCCCTCGGCATCGCCGGCATCGTCATCGGACTCGGCGGTGTCGCCTTCGGCGTCGCCTCGCGCCGCCGCTCCTCCTGA
- a CDS encoding aminopeptidase P family protein — translation MADELTPETPEEEQPKKTHKQRKNGLYPGVSDELAENMRTGWADTELHGLEPIPQAAHTAARRAALSERFPGERLVVPAGRLKTRSNDTEYPFRASTEYAYLTGDQTENGVLVLEPAGPTGHTATIYLLPRSDRENGEFWLSGQGELWVGRRHSLTEAEQLLGIPAKDVRDLAEALAEAEGPVRNVRGHDPVIETALTDKVTKERDEELRVYLSEARAVKDEFEIGELQKAVDSTVRGFEDVVKVLDKAEATSERYIEGTFFLRARVEGNDVGYGSICAAGAHACTLHWVRNDGDVRSGDLLLLDAGVETHSLYTADVTRTLPISGTYTDIQRKIYDAVYESQEAGIAAVKPGAKFRDFHDASQHVLAEKLVEWGLLEGPVERVLELGLQRRWTLHGTGHMLGMDVHDCAAARTEAYVEGTLEPGMCLTVEPGLYFQADDLTVPEEYRGIGVRIEDDILVTEDGNRNLSAGLPRTSADVEAWMARLKG, via the coding sequence GTGGCTGACGAGCTCACCCCGGAGACCCCGGAAGAAGAGCAGCCCAAGAAGACGCACAAGCAGCGCAAGAACGGTCTGTACCCGGGCGTCAGCGACGAACTCGCCGAGAACATGCGCACCGGCTGGGCCGACACCGAACTCCACGGCCTGGAGCCGATCCCGCAGGCCGCGCACACCGCCGCCCGCCGCGCCGCGCTGTCCGAGCGCTTCCCCGGCGAGCGCCTGGTCGTTCCGGCGGGCCGGCTGAAGACCCGCTCCAACGACACCGAGTACCCCTTCCGGGCTTCGACCGAGTACGCGTACCTCACCGGCGACCAGACCGAGAACGGCGTGCTGGTCCTGGAGCCGGCCGGCCCCACCGGCCACACCGCCACCATCTACCTGCTGCCGCGCTCCGACCGGGAGAACGGCGAGTTCTGGCTGTCCGGCCAGGGCGAGCTGTGGGTCGGCCGCCGCCACTCCCTCACCGAGGCCGAGCAGCTCCTGGGCATTCCCGCCAAGGACGTCCGCGACCTCGCCGAGGCCCTCGCAGAGGCCGAGGGCCCGGTGCGCAACGTGCGCGGCCACGACCCCGTCATCGAGACGGCCCTCACCGACAAGGTGACCAAGGAGCGCGACGAGGAGCTGCGCGTCTATCTCTCCGAGGCCCGCGCCGTGAAGGACGAGTTCGAGATCGGCGAGCTGCAGAAGGCCGTCGACTCCACCGTCCGCGGATTCGAGGACGTGGTGAAGGTCCTCGACAAGGCCGAGGCCACGTCCGAGCGCTACATCGAGGGCACCTTCTTCCTTCGCGCCCGCGTCGAGGGCAACGACGTCGGCTACGGCTCGATCTGCGCCGCCGGCGCGCACGCCTGCACCCTGCACTGGGTCCGCAACGACGGTGACGTCCGCTCCGGTGACCTGCTGCTGCTCGACGCCGGTGTGGAGACCCACTCCCTCTACACGGCCGACGTCACGCGCACGCTGCCGATCAGCGGCACGTACACCGACATCCAGCGCAAGATCTACGACGCGGTCTACGAGTCCCAGGAGGCCGGCATCGCCGCGGTGAAGCCGGGGGCGAAGTTCCGCGACTTCCACGACGCGTCCCAGCACGTGCTGGCCGAGAAGCTCGTCGAGTGGGGTCTGCTGGAGGGCCCGGTCGAGCGTGTCCTGGAGCTCGGCCTGCAGCGCCGCTGGACCCTGCACGGCACCGGCCACATGCTCGGCATGGACGTCCACGACTGCGCCGCCGCGCGCACCGAGGCGTACGTGGAGGGGACGCTGGAGCCGGGCATGTGCCTCACCGTCGAGCCGGGTCTCTACTTCCAGGCCGACGACCTGACCGTGCCCGAGGAGTATCGCGGCATCGGCGTCCGGATCGAGGACGACATCCTCGTCACCGAGGACGGCAACCGGAACCTGTCGGCGGGCCTGCCCCGCACCTCGGCCGACGTCGAGGCCTGGATGGCGCGCCTGAAGGGCTGA
- a CDS encoding DUF5926 family protein: protein MAKKRPAAKSAKPQLDNGEIPVVGAREPCPCGSGRRYKACHGAAAAHAVTEHVRRPFEGLPGECDWVALRELVPAATIPLSLKGGLPEGVPSVTLVTVLPMAWPALRREDGSVLLGLQNETSSGDLSRDMADTLERALVAEPGTPVAARRVPAEGPRLQDLLDADGGFEPVVHSGFEFWIPESEGGQNASPEIAASLERANAAAIPTVKLTGVDAAYWCETPDKNHLRWVMPHPEEKLLDALARLHAAGTSSLGEGTKLVGSFRAHGLMVPVWDLPTGVTADDVEKPAAEFAERLAKALATDAPLTMEERRARGGLTNRQVTLS from the coding sequence ATGGCCAAGAAGCGCCCCGCAGCCAAGTCTGCAAAGCCGCAGCTCGACAACGGTGAGATCCCCGTCGTCGGCGCACGCGAGCCCTGCCCCTGCGGCTCGGGGCGCCGCTACAAGGCCTGCCACGGCGCGGCTGCCGCGCACGCCGTCACCGAGCACGTCCGGCGCCCCTTCGAGGGCCTGCCGGGCGAGTGCGACTGGGTCGCGCTGCGCGAGCTGGTGCCCGCGGCCACCATCCCGCTGTCGCTGAAGGGAGGCCTCCCCGAAGGCGTCCCCTCCGTCACGCTGGTGACCGTACTGCCCATGGCCTGGCCGGCGCTGCGTCGCGAGGACGGGTCCGTCCTGCTCGGCCTGCAGAACGAGACGTCCAGCGGGGACCTGAGCCGCGACATGGCCGACACCCTGGAGCGGGCGCTCGTCGCGGAGCCGGGAACCCCGGTCGCGGCCCGCCGGGTGCCCGCCGAGGGTCCCCGACTTCAGGATCTCCTGGACGCCGACGGCGGTTTCGAGCCGGTTGTGCACTCCGGCTTCGAATTCTGGATTCCGGAATCGGAGGGCGGGCAGAACGCGTCCCCGGAGATCGCCGCCTCGCTGGAGCGCGCCAACGCGGCCGCCATCCCCACCGTCAAGCTGACCGGCGTGGACGCCGCCTACTGGTGCGAGACCCCCGACAAGAACCACCTGCGCTGGGTCATGCCGCACCCCGAGGAGAAGCTGCTCGACGCCCTCGCCCGCCTGCACGCGGCCGGCACGTCCTCCCTGGGCGAGGGGACGAAGCTCGTCGGCTCCTTCCGCGCCCACGGGCTGATGGTCCCGGTCTGGGACCTGCCGACCGGTGTGACGGCCGACGACGTCGAGAAGCCGGCCGCGGAGTTCGCCGAGCGGCTGGCCAAGGCGCTGGCCACGGATGCTCCGCTGACCATGGAGGAGCGCCGGGCGCGCGGCGGTCTCACCAACCGCCAGGTGACCCTCAGCTGA
- a CDS encoding PP2C family protein-serine/threonine phosphatase has protein sequence MLDMHPCVRVDVDSLMAAQHDLGVCDAIRRIAPGGKADAMSAPHLPKVAGIDSAVTASPHTAAPAPARTTPAPAPPAASSLIQDRLAGMVSDLTTLHELTERLARAGDLDTSLRELLRAGASLVGARRGLIVLEPSDGLGPTTTIGLGLGHAELGHIETVPRSATSYGRILDGLPGAQGGSEFLPELDAPPGTGGFAAPADPRHREVAARLGYAASYALPLTAEATGRLGAAVWLYDEQAEPNDRQRDLAGLYVRHAAEHLARMLEVERSRTRLATVEEELLPSRLPRIPGVQLAARHHTGPHGGGDWYDALPLPEGALGLAVGSVTGSGPSAVAAMGRLRASLRAYAVMEGEDPVAVLSDLELLLRLTEPARSATALFAYCEPAGGPQSGGQGSKIVLAGAGHTPPLLIGEHRTEYVETSLSAPLGMLSCWEAPSMEIEPAPGETVLLYTDGLLRHTGDAMDRAYSRLHAAAAAAPRAAREDPAALCDHILRTVLPHGEPGDAPEDIVLLAARFE, from the coding sequence ATGCTGGACATGCATCCATGTGTGCGTGTAGATGTGGATTCCTTGATGGCGGCGCAGCACGATCTGGGGGTTTGCGATGCTATTCGGCGAATCGCACCAGGTGGAAAGGCGGACGCCATGAGCGCCCCGCATCTGCCGAAAGTGGCTGGAATCGACTCAGCAGTCACCGCGTCGCCGCACACTGCGGCGCCCGCGCCCGCCCGGACCACCCCCGCACCGGCGCCGCCGGCCGCGAGCAGCCTCATCCAGGACCGCCTGGCGGGCATGGTGTCCGACCTCACCACGCTGCACGAGCTCACCGAACGCCTCGCCCGCGCAGGCGACCTCGACACCTCCCTCCGCGAGCTCCTGCGCGCCGGAGCCTCACTCGTGGGCGCCCGCCGCGGCCTGATCGTCCTGGAGCCCTCCGACGGGCTCGGCCCCACCACCACGATCGGCCTCGGCCTCGGCCACGCCGAACTGGGCCACATCGAGACCGTCCCCCGCAGTGCGACGTCCTACGGGCGGATCCTCGACGGACTGCCCGGCGCCCAGGGCGGCTCCGAGTTCCTCCCCGAGCTGGACGCGCCCCCCGGCACCGGCGGATTCGCCGCCCCCGCGGACCCCCGGCACCGCGAGGTCGCCGCCCGCCTCGGGTACGCCGCCAGCTACGCGCTCCCGCTGACCGCCGAGGCCACCGGCCGGCTCGGCGCGGCCGTGTGGCTCTACGACGAGCAGGCCGAGCCGAACGACCGCCAGCGCGACCTGGCCGGACTGTACGTGCGGCACGCCGCCGAGCACCTGGCCCGGATGCTGGAGGTGGAACGATCCCGCACCCGCCTGGCCACCGTCGAGGAGGAGCTGCTGCCCAGCCGCCTCCCCCGGATCCCCGGGGTGCAGCTCGCGGCCCGCCACCACACGGGACCGCACGGCGGAGGCGACTGGTACGACGCGCTCCCACTGCCCGAGGGCGCCCTGGGACTGGCCGTCGGATCCGTCACCGGATCCGGTCCGAGCGCGGTCGCCGCCATGGGACGGCTGCGCGCGTCCCTGCGCGCCTACGCCGTCATGGAGGGCGAGGACCCCGTGGCCGTCCTCTCCGACCTGGAACTGCTGTTGCGGCTCACCGAGCCCGCCCGCTCGGCCACCGCGCTCTTCGCCTACTGCGAGCCCGCCGGAGGCCCCCAGTCCGGCGGCCAGGGCAGCAAGATCGTCCTGGCCGGGGCCGGGCACACCCCTCCCCTCCTCATCGGCGAGCACCGCACCGAGTACGTCGAGACCTCGCTCTCCGCTCCCCTGGGCATGCTGTCCTGCTGGGAGGCGCCGAGCATGGAGATCGAACCCGCACCAGGAGAAACGGTGCTGCTGTACACCGACGGGCTGCTGCGCCACACCGGCGACGCGATGGACCGGGCGTACTCGCGGCTGCACGCCGCGGCCGCAGCGGCGCCCCGCGCCGCCCGGGAGGACCCGGCGGCCCTGTGCGACCACATCCTGCGGACCGTGCTGCCCCACGGGGAGCCGGGCGACGCCCCGGAGGACATCGTGCTGCTGGCGGCCCGGTTCGAGTGA
- a CDS encoding LysR family transcriptional regulator yields MFDSRHIRTFHTVVASGSYSAAARVLGYTQPAITQQMKALERAVGTPLFTRVGRRMQLTEAGESLSRHAETILGNLSAAEAQLRAYARLRTGRVRLCGFPSANVTLVPEALSGLAKEHPGVQVELLEGEPPESLRRLERGECDITLAFTYPGLHEEIPEEVAEVRLLEDQLTVLLPTGHPLARRRAVHLADLAEERWIAGCPRCRANLLHECAELGFVPDIRFATDDNLVVQSLVAQGLGVAMMPALVLPSLSLNRVCGRALQPAARRHIAAYVYRDHLRIPATGVVLNALQQVAANRVGC; encoded by the coding sequence GTGTTCGATTCTCGGCACATACGGACGTTCCACACGGTGGTCGCCTCCGGTTCGTACTCGGCGGCCGCTCGCGTGCTGGGATACACCCAGCCCGCCATCACCCAGCAGATGAAGGCGCTCGAACGCGCCGTCGGCACCCCGCTGTTCACCCGCGTGGGCCGCAGGATGCAGCTCACCGAGGCCGGGGAGTCCCTCTCCCGGCACGCCGAGACCATCCTGGGCAACCTCTCCGCAGCCGAGGCCCAGCTGAGGGCGTACGCGCGCCTGCGCACCGGCCGGGTCAGGCTGTGCGGCTTCCCCAGCGCCAACGTCACCCTCGTCCCGGAAGCCCTGAGCGGCCTGGCCAAGGAGCATCCCGGCGTACAGGTGGAACTGCTGGAGGGAGAGCCCCCGGAGTCGCTGCGCCGCCTGGAACGCGGCGAGTGCGACATCACCCTGGCCTTCACCTATCCCGGCCTGCACGAGGAGATACCGGAGGAGGTCGCCGAGGTCCGGCTGCTGGAGGACCAGCTGACGGTGCTGCTGCCGACAGGGCACCCGCTGGCCCGGCGCCGTGCCGTGCACCTGGCCGACCTCGCCGAGGAACGGTGGATCGCGGGCTGCCCGCGCTGCCGGGCGAACCTGCTGCACGAGTGCGCCGAGCTGGGCTTCGTGCCCGACATCCGCTTCGCCACCGACGACAACCTGGTGGTCCAGAGCCTCGTGGCCCAAGGCCTGGGCGTCGCGATGATGCCCGCGCTGGTCCTGCCCTCGCTCTCGCTGAACCGGGTCTGCGGAAGGGCCCTCCAGCCCGCCGCGCGCCGGCACATCGCCGCTTACGTCTACCGGGACCATCTGCGGATCCCGGCGACAGGAGTGGTTCTCAACGCGCTGCAGCAGGTGGCCGCCAACCGGGTCGGCTGCTGA
- a CDS encoding bifunctional DNA primase/polymerase, whose product MREILGRRLQRLRDRFQSLRPDRVQSGGTSSLLEAALTCATTFQWPVLPGVGRSGTDGARCACPDPDCAVPGAHPFDPGLLAASTDPRMVAWWWTNRPTAPVLLATGGSAPCAVSLPAGAAARALVRLDAQGLRLGPVVATPTRWALLVAPYSLERLGELLYAKDHVPSSLRFHGEGGYLLMPPSAASSGGQVRWEREPRPLPPVPADPKSGGGRASQAAGNTLWLPDVEAVVDALVEASSGAPGGGSRLAY is encoded by the coding sequence ATGCGCGAGATCCTCGGAAGGCGTCTCCAGCGGCTCCGCGATCGCTTTCAGTCCCTACGCCCCGACCGGGTACAGAGCGGCGGCACTTCCTCCCTCCTCGAAGCGGCGCTCACCTGCGCCACCACGTTCCAGTGGCCCGTCCTGCCCGGGGTGGGCCGGTCCGGTACGGACGGCGCGCGCTGCGCCTGCCCCGACCCGGACTGCGCCGTTCCGGGAGCCCATCCCTTCGACCCGGGTCTGCTCGCCGCCTCCACCGACCCCCGGATGGTGGCCTGGTGGTGGACCAACCGGCCCACCGCGCCCGTCCTGCTGGCGACCGGCGGCTCCGCCCCGTGCGCGGTGAGCCTCCCGGCCGGCGCGGCCGCGCGGGCCCTCGTACGACTCGACGCGCAAGGGCTGCGCCTCGGGCCGGTCGTCGCCACGCCCACCCGGTGGGCGCTGCTCGTGGCGCCGTACTCGCTGGAGCGGCTCGGGGAGCTCCTGTACGCGAAGGACCACGTGCCCTCCTCCCTGCGGTTCCACGGCGAGGGGGGCTACCTGCTGATGCCGCCGTCCGCCGCGTCCAGTGGCGGCCAGGTGCGCTGGGAGCGGGAACCGCGTCCGCTGCCTCCGGTTCCGGCGGATCCGAAGTCCGGTGGGGGGCGGGCCTCACAGGCCGCGGGCAACACACTCTGGCTGCCCGACGTCGAGGCGGTCGTGGACGCGCTGGTCGAGGCGAGCAGCGGGGCACCCGGCGGCGGAAGCCGGCTCGCGTACTGA
- a CDS encoding ATP-binding protein: protein MSIWWSLHLRREAASVSLARRLLLGTMQTAGVDPDISFDLSVALGEACANAVEHGGGGGAPDETEAYHVTAYLDGDCCRIEVTDSGPGFPPATVARRRPALAEHGRGLHLIAELSDHVRFRNRPGRGAVVSFDKVLKWRDDAVLKVS, encoded by the coding sequence ATGAGCATCTGGTGGTCTCTCCACTTGAGGCGCGAAGCCGCGAGCGTGTCGCTCGCCAGGCGACTGCTGCTGGGGACGATGCAGACCGCGGGGGTGGACCCGGACATCTCCTTCGACCTCTCGGTCGCGCTGGGCGAAGCCTGTGCGAACGCGGTGGAGCACGGCGGGGGCGGCGGTGCCCCGGACGAGACCGAGGCTTACCACGTCACGGCCTATCTGGACGGGGACTGCTGCCGCATCGAGGTGACGGACTCCGGGCCGGGATTCCCGCCCGCCACGGTGGCCCGCCGTAGACCGGCCCTGGCCGAGCACGGCCGGGGCCTGCACCTGATCGCCGAGCTCTCCGACCACGTCCGCTTCCGCAACAGGCCGGGCCGTGGCGCCGTGGTGAGCTTCGACAAGGTGCTGAAGTGGCGCGACGACGCGGTGCTGAAGGTGTCGTAG
- a CDS encoding S1C family serine protease: MSTENEGTAAPTPPAAPSVTPAQGSETAAAPAPAPQSDHAPRDAAPSAPAAPAVPPAAPGAASPAAGEQVTQQLPPTAAPGTEPTRQIPPVPAAQAPAYGHDPAYAQDPAYGRPAAPAAHGAEGWPPPPPTVPAYGAGGAGGGPVWGAHPTAGGVPGPGSKGKGGMIAAVLVAALLAGGIGGSVGYWAAERSNNGSGSTTISATNTPKDLKREAGSIAGLAASALPSVVTIEASAGDGEAGTGTGFVYDQQGHILTNNHVVASAANGGKLFATFSDGKRYDAEVVGRAQGYDVAVLKLKNPPAGLKPLALGDSDKVAVGDATIAIGAPFGLSNTVTTGIVSAKNRPVASGDGTGSKNSYMSALQTDASINPGNSGGPLLDGRGAVIGINSAIQSAGNGGFGGGQAGSIGLGFAIPINQAKNVAESLIKTGKPVYPVISVSVDLQAKAEGAKISEQGAAANELVDPNGPAGKAGLKPGDIITDFGGKPVDSGPTLISMIWTYKPGDTVKLTYLRDGKPTTVDITLGSRVGDK, encoded by the coding sequence GTGAGCACCGAGAACGAGGGCACCGCGGCCCCCACGCCCCCCGCGGCCCCGTCCGTAACCCCTGCTCAGGGCTCCGAGACGGCGGCGGCGCCCGCACCCGCCCCGCAGTCGGACCACGCCCCGAGGGATGCCGCCCCGAGTGCCCCGGCGGCGCCTGCCGTCCCGCCTGCCGCACCCGGTGCGGCTTCGCCCGCCGCCGGTGAGCAGGTGACCCAGCAGCTTCCTCCGACAGCCGCACCGGGCACCGAGCCGACGCGGCAGATCCCGCCCGTGCCGGCGGCCCAGGCGCCCGCCTACGGCCATGACCCCGCGTACGCCCAGGACCCCGCCTACGGCCGGCCTGCCGCCCCGGCCGCGCACGGGGCCGAGGGCTGGCCGCCCCCGCCGCCCACCGTGCCGGCGTACGGCGCGGGCGGCGCCGGAGGCGGCCCCGTCTGGGGTGCCCACCCGACGGCCGGCGGCGTTCCCGGGCCGGGGTCCAAGGGCAAGGGCGGGATGATCGCGGCCGTGCTCGTGGCGGCCCTGCTCGCGGGCGGCATCGGCGGCAGCGTGGGCTACTGGGCCGCCGAGCGCAGCAACAACGGCAGCGGCTCGACCACCATCAGCGCGACCAACACCCCGAAGGACCTCAAGCGCGAGGCCGGCTCCATCGCCGGACTCGCCGCGAGCGCGCTGCCCAGCGTGGTCACCATCGAGGCCTCGGCAGGCGACGGCGAAGCGGGCACCGGCACCGGGTTCGTCTACGACCAGCAGGGCCACATCCTCACCAACAACCACGTCGTGGCCTCCGCGGCGAACGGCGGCAAGCTCTTCGCGACCTTCTCCGACGGCAAGCGGTACGACGCCGAGGTGGTCGGCCGCGCCCAGGGCTACGACGTCGCCGTGCTCAAGCTGAAGAACCCGCCGGCCGGCCTCAAGCCGCTGGCGCTCGGCGACTCCGACAAGGTCGCGGTCGGCGACGCCACGATTGCGATCGGTGCACCGTTCGGCCTGTCCAACACGGTCACCACCGGCATCGTCAGCGCCAAGAACCGCCCGGTCGCCTCCGGTGACGGCACCGGCAGCAAGAACTCGTACATGAGCGCCCTCCAGACGGACGCCTCGATCAACCCGGGCAACTCCGGTGGTCCGCTGCTCGACGGCCGCGGGGCGGTCATCGGCATCAACTCCGCCATCCAGTCGGCCGGGAACGGCGGATTCGGCGGCGGTCAGGCCGGCTCCATCGGCCTCGGCTTCGCCATCCCGATCAACCAGGCCAAGAACGTGGCCGAATCCCTGATCAAGACCGGCAAGCCGGTCTACCCGGTGATCTCGGTCTCCGTGGACCTCCAGGCCAAGGCCGAAGGCGCGAAGATCTCCGAGCAGGGCGCGGCCGCCAACGAGCTCGTCGACCCCAACGGTCCGGCCGGCAAGGCGGGCCTCAAGCCGGGCGACATCATCACGGACTTCGGCGGCAAGCCGGTGGACAGCGGTCCGACCCTGATCAGCATGATCTGGACGTACAAGCCCGGCGACACGGTGAAGCTGACCTACCTGCGGGACGGCAAGCCGACCACCGTCGACATCACGCTCGGCTCGCGCGTCGGCGACAAGTAG
- a CDS encoding glycerophosphodiester phosphodiesterase: MPRTIQVVAHRGASEDAPEHTLAAYRKAIEDGADALECDVRLTADGHLVLVHDRRVNRTSNGRGAVSALELADLAALDFGSWKDREESPDWDADPERTSVLTLERLLELVSDAGRPVQLAIETKHPTRWAGQVEERLLFLLKRFGLDAPPPGGPHPVRVMSFSARSLHRVRAAAPTIPTVYLMQFISPRMRDGRLPAGVTIAGPGMRIVRNHPGYIRKLQSAGHSVHVWTVNDPEDVQLCADMGVEAIITNRPRQVLSQLGR, encoded by the coding sequence ATGCCGCGCACCATCCAGGTCGTCGCCCACCGCGGCGCTTCGGAGGACGCCCCCGAGCACACGCTGGCCGCCTACCGCAAGGCCATCGAGGACGGCGCCGACGCCCTCGAATGCGATGTCCGCCTCACCGCCGACGGCCATCTGGTCCTGGTCCACGACCGCCGGGTGAACCGCACCTCCAATGGCCGCGGCGCCGTCTCGGCGCTGGAGCTGGCCGATCTCGCCGCCCTCGACTTCGGCTCCTGGAAGGACCGCGAGGAGTCGCCGGACTGGGACGCCGACCCCGAACGCACCTCCGTCCTGACCCTGGAGCGCCTGCTGGAGCTGGTCTCGGACGCCGGACGGCCGGTACAGCTCGCGATCGAGACGAAGCACCCGACCCGCTGGGCCGGACAGGTGGAGGAGCGCCTCCTCTTCCTCCTGAAGCGCTTCGGCCTGGACGCCCCGCCGCCGGGCGGACCGCACCCGGTCCGCGTCATGAGCTTCTCCGCGCGTTCCCTGCACCGGGTGCGGGCCGCCGCGCCCACCATCCCGACCGTGTACCTGATGCAGTTCATCTCGCCGCGGATGCGCGACGGGCGGCTCCCGGCCGGGGTGACGATCGCCGGCCCCGGGATGCGGATCGTGCGCAATCATCCTGGCTACATCCGCAAGCTCCAGAGCGCCGGCCATTCCGTGCACGTATGGACAGTGAACGATCCGGAAGATGTTCAGCTCTGCGCTGACATGGGTGTCGAAGCAATCATCACGAACAGACCGCGACAAGTTCTGTCCCAACTGGGGCGCTGA